The following is a genomic window from Rhodospirillaceae bacterium.
AACTCAACTTGCCAATGAACTGCGTGCGGATTTAATCGACTCGGTTTCCCGCACCGGTGGGCATCTCGGGGCTGGTTTAGGTGTGGTCGAGTTGACCGTTGCGCTTCATCATGTTTTTGACACACCAAAAGATCGATTGATCTGGGATGTTGGTCACCAATGCTATCCTCATAAGATTCTCACAGGCCGGCGTGATCGTATGAAGTCCATCCGTCAGAAGGATGGCATTTCAGGGTTTACCTGTCGTCCAGAAAGCGAATTTGATCCCTTCGGAGCCGGTCATAGTTCGACATCGATTTCTGCTGGGCTCGGTATGGCCGTGGCGCGAGATTTGTCCGGTGATGATAACCAAGTTATTGCCGTAATCGGTGATGGCGCGATGAGCGCGGGTATGGCCTACGAAGCGATGAACAACGCGGGTAGCATGGATCGCCGCTTGATCGTTATTCTTAATGATAACGACATGTCTATCGCCCCAGCTGTTGGGGCCATGAGTGCCTACCTCTCGCGTCTACTGTCTTCTCAATCCTACCTGAGCATTCGCGAGGCCATGAAGCAAATCGCCTCCTATTTCCCAAAGCCGCTCAAGACCGCAGCGCGTAAAGCGGAAGAATATACGCGGGGTATGGTTGCTGGCGGCACGTTGTTTGAAGAACTTGGTTTTTACTACGTTGGACCAATCGACGGGCATAAAGTTGAGCATCTTGTGCCTGTTTTGAAAAACATACGTGATTCTAAAACCCCTGGTCCGTTCTTGATCCATGCGGTTACCCAAAAAGGCAAGGGCTATGCCCCGGCTGAAGAGTCCGCTGACAAATACCATGGTGTTGCGAAGTTCGATGTCGTCTCGGGTGACCAGGCAAAATCGAAACCGAATGCGCCGAGCTATACGTCAGTCTTCGCGAAGGCCTTAATCGCTGAGGCCGAAAAGGACGAGCGTGTTGTTGCTATAACAGCAGCGATGCCAGGTGGCACAGGGCTGGATAAGTTTGGTGAACGATTCCCTGACCGCACCTTTGACGTCGGCATCGCAGAACAGCATGCGGTGACGTTTGCGGCTGGTATGGCAACTGAGGGTTACAAACCTTTTGCGACGATCTATTCCACGTTCTTGCAACGGGCTTATGATCAGGTTGTTCACGATGTTGCCGTGCAGAATCTTCCGGTTCGTTTTGCAATTGATAGGGCTGGGTATGTCGGAGCCGATGGCTGCACCCACCAGGGCTCATTCGATTTGGCGTATTTGAGTTGCCTGCCCAACTTTACGGTTATGGCTGCGGCGGATGAGGCTGAGTTGATGCATATGGTCGCCACGGCAACGGCACATCAAAGTGGGCCGATTGCACTCAGATATCCAAGAGGTGAGGGCGTTGGTGTTGACCTCCCGGAAAGGGGAGAAGTGCTGCCGATTGGAAAAGGCCGTGTTGTGAGGGAGGGAACGACGATTGCCTTGCTGAGTATTGGCACGCGTCTTGGTGCATGTTTGACAGCTGCCGATGAACTGGCGGCACGTGGTTTATCGACCACGGTTGCAGACGCGCGTTTTGTGAAACCCTTGGATATCGATTTGGTAACTCAACTGGCTGACAACCATGAGATATTAATCACTGTTGAAGAAGGGTCTCAGGGCGGCTTTGGAGCTCAGGTTCTAAGTGCGTTGGCAGAAACCGGAAGATTGGACCGTGGCCTTAAAATTCGCACCTTGACCATGCCGGATGCCTTTCTCGATCATGCTAAGCCCGAAGATCAGGTTCAGGCAGCTGGCTTAGATGCGAACGGAATTGTTCAAGCGGTTCTCGCCGGGCTGGGTCAGGATGCTGCTAAGCATCCCGCATGTGGCTAAAATCACCTCAGTTTGATGGCCACTCCTAAAACGCGAATCGATCAATTGCTGGTTGATAGAGGCTTGGTAGAGAGTCGCTCAAAAGCCCAAGCTTTGATTATGGCTGGGGCCGTCTATTCAGATCAAAAGAAGTTAGATAAACCCGGGCATCAAGTGTCTGCTGATATCCCATTGACGGTGCGGGCCAAAGACCATCCGTGGGTTTCACGCGGCGGACTGAAGTTGGAGCACGGGCTAGAGCACTTTGGTTTTGACCCTGCGGGACGCACCGCCATAGATGTTGGCGCTTCAACAGGCGGGTTTACGGATGTGCTTCTGCACAATGGCACAGCCAAGGTTTATGCCATCGATGTTGGTTATGGACAGCTTGACAGTAAGTTACGCTCAGATGAGCGCGTCATCGTCTTAGAGCGCCTCAATGCTCGCTATCTTACCCAAGAGCACATACCTGAACCTATTGATATTGTGGTCTGTGATGCCAGTTTTATTGGGCTACGCACGGTTCTGCCGGCGGCTATGAGCCTCACTCAGCCACACGCCAGTTTGATCGCTTTGATCAAGCCGCAGTTTGAAGTCGGCAAAGAGAGAGTCGGCAAGAAGGGTGTTGTTCGCGATCCGGCGCTGCACGATGAAGTCTGTGACACGATTTCTGAGTGGATGTCACAGCAACCAGGATGGTCTGTGTGCGGCATAACCGAAAGTCCCATCACCGGCCCGGAGGGCAACAAAGAATTTCTCATCGGTGCCCGGCGCAATCATGAGGTTTGTAACTAGCGAATGATCATTGGGGCGGCGTACAGCACGCTTGCTTCGGGACCACGTGTATAGGGTCCTAACCAGGTGTTTAAAGTCGCTGAGATTTTCAGTAGGCCCTCAATCGCGCTTCTCAGGCCGAAGGGAAGAGACCCATTCTCTAGTGCCTCTAATAAGCTTTGCAGCGGATCTTTCGGCGCTGGATACGGTACCAGGCGCACCAAGTCATCTGTGGTCAGTCCGATGGCCACTTTTGTGTGATCAATGGCATCACTCAGGCCCCCTAAACGATCCACAAGCCCAATACGTTGGGCATCAACACCACTCCAAACGCGGCCTTTGGCAATCGCCCGCATGTCCTCAATAGGCATGTCCCGCCCCGCCGCTGCCTTGGTTGTGAAGTCGTCATAGATGACATCCAAGGTCCGGTTCATACGGTCCAATTCAGCTTCGTTAAAGTCCCGTGCGATTGTGAAAATATCTCCGTTTTCGCCGTAAGTGAGTGTTGACCAATTGATGTCGAGTTTTTCCAGCGTGCCTTCAAACACCAGCTTGTTGACGATAACGCCAATTGATCCGGTAATCGTTCCGGGTTGGGCAAAAATGGTGTCTGCATCCATTGCGATGAAGTAGCCGCCAGACGCGGCCGTATTGCCCATAGAGACAATAAAGGGTTTACCCCGCTCTTTTGCACGGATCACTTCGCGCCAAATCGTATCCGACGCCACGTAAGACCCACCCGGGCTATCCACACGAAGAAGAATGGCATTGATGTCCTCATCCTCTGCCGCATCACGAATGGCTTTTGCTAAGGTCTCCGCACCAACGCTAGACGCTCCGCTGAACGGATTTTCATCGGCTTTACCGCGCTGTATCGCTCCAACCGCATGGATCACAGCAACGCTGCGTTCTGCGACGCGACTGTCGCTTGGGTTGGCAAAACTAAGGTAGCTGCTTATTGAGACGCGTTTACCGTCTTCGTAATCGTCTTCAAGTTTTTGTTCGAACTCATCCCGGTAGGCGAGGCGGTCCACTAAATTCCCACCCAGTGCTTCTGTCGCAGTGAGCGGTCCATTCGCCATCAGTTGTTCAATCTGATCTGGGGTGACGCCACGCGACGTTGCAATTCCTGTCACCAGTTGCTCGAAGATGGAGCCAAACAAAGCGTCAAGCGCTTCTTTGTTTGGCGCAGACATCTCGTTGTCGGTCAGGTTTTCAGCAGCGGATTTATATTCATAACGCTGTAACGCATTGGCACGAATACCAAGGTTATCTAAAAAATCTTTGAGGTAGGGCTGTTCAATAGCCAAACCCGTGAGGCCGACACCGCCAGAAGGTTGTAGCCAAATCTCATCAAAGGCGCTGGCCAGATAATAAGCGACTGTCGCATTACTCAGTTCTCCAAGCGTGTCGGAGTACACCAAGGTCTGTTTGCCGCTGGTTCGAAACTTAGCCAGTGCATCTCTGATCTCTTGCGTCTGCGCGAGTCCTAAGCTTTGTCCGCTGATGGTTGCGACGACAGCTTTTACTCTGTCATCATCCGCCGCGCGCCGCAGGGCGATAACGGCGTCTTGCAAAGAGGTCTGTGTGGAGACCCCAAAGGTGCTGAAGTCGGCACCACTCCGGCCTTCTGAAAATCCAGCGTCCAAGTTGAGGCTTAGGATAATTTTATCAGGCGCTTGTTGTGCTTTCTGCGAAAATCCATCTGCATTGAGAAAAAGATAAATCAGCACGCCGATCGACAACAAGACAACGAAGCCAAGGCTGGCCAGTATTCCTACAAAAAACTTACCGATGGTGCGCATAGAATATATGTCCGTTAGAGGGGCAGAGTGCGTTACCCGTTTTGGGCTTTATGTCTGAGCCAATGATCCGCCAGAACCACAGCCATCATGGCTTCGGCCACGGGCACGCCCCGTATGCCGACACAAGGGTCATGCCGACCCTTGGTTTGAATGTCGACGTTGTTGCCATGAATATCGACCGTCTTACGCGGCGATAAAATAGAACTGGTCGGTTTAATCGCAAGACGCGCCACAATAGGTTGACCAGAGGAGATGCCGCCGAGGATGCCCCCGGCTTTGTTGCTCAGGAATTCAACATCACCGGAATCTGTCATGCGCATCTCATCAGCATTCTCTTCGCCAGACAAGGCCGCAGACTCGAAACCGGCACCGATCTCCACGCCTTTGGTGGCGTTAATGCTCATAAGGGCGGATGTTAAATCGGCATCGAGCTTACCGTATATGGGGGCACCCAACCCTGCGGGAATACCGTCTGCGATAACTTCGATAACAGCCCCGGTCGACGAGCCACTTTTTCGCACACCGTCCAGATAATCTTCCCAAGCTTTGACCACTTTAGCATCCGGGCAGAAAAACGGATTGTTATCGACTTCCGCCCAATCCCAGTTGTCGTGATTGATCTTGTGGGGGCCGATTTGCACGAGTGCCCCACGAATGGAGACTTGATCTCCAAGCGCAGCGCTTAGGATTTTGCGGGCCACAGCCCCTGCGGCAACGCGCATGGCTGTCTCCCGCGCGGATGACCGGCCGCCGCCACGATAATCGCGGATACCATACTTTTTCCAATAAGTGTAATCGGCGTGGCCTGGCCGAAATTTCTCAGCAATATCACCGTAGTCTTTAGAGCGGGCATCAACATTTTCAATCAGCAGGCCAATTGAAGTCCCCGTGGTGACCCCATCAAAAACACCGGACAGAATTTTCACCTGATCCGGTTCTTTACGTTGCGTTGTAAATCGCGAGGTTCCGGGTTTCCGCTTTTCCAGCCAGACCTGAATGTCATCTTCAGTCAGAGGCAGTCGTGGTGGCGTCCCGTCAATCACACAGCCAATGGCAGGGCCATGGCTTTCACCAAAGGTCGTAAAGCGAAACAGCGTTCCAAAAGTGTTTGCTGACATCTTCGGCGCTAATCAGTGAGATTCGCGCCGTCTAACAGATCGGCTATGTCTTGGGATGATTCTGGGGCCATCATGCCAACCACGTGATATCCACAGTCCACGTGATGGACTTCGCCAGTTACGCCGCTCGAGAGGTCACTGAGGAGGTAAATACCAGCGCCACCAACATCATCCATCGTCACATTGCGATGCATGGGCGCGTTTAATTCGTTCCACTTCAGAATGTACCGGAAGTCGCCAATGCCGGACGCGGCAAGGGTTTTCATTGGGCCAGCCGACATCGCGTTCACACGTATTTTGTCGCGTCCCAGGTCTGTAGCCAGGTAACGCACACTCGCTTCCAAGGCCGCTTTGGCCACGCCCATCACGTTGTAATGAGGCACGACCCGCTCTGCACCATAGTAACTAAGGGTGAGCAAAGACCCGCCATCGGGCATTAAAGCGGCCGCACGTCGTGAGACGTCTGTGAATGAAAAACAGGATATATCCATTGTTCGCAGGAAATTCTCACGCGTAGTATCAGCATAACGGCCTTGCAGCTGTGACTTGTCTGAAAACGCGACCGCATGAACAACAAAGTCGATTTTATCCCAGGTGTTACCCAGTTGCTCAAACAGAGCGTCCATAGAGTTTGGGTCGGTGACGTCACAGGGTGCGACGAGTTTGGCATCAACGCTGTCCGCCAACGGTCTAACGCGCTTTTCCAACGCATCGCCTTGAAATGTAAATGCTAGTTCTGCGCCTTGTTCTGAAGCTTGCCGTGCGATCCCCCATGCAATGGATCGCTCGTTGGCCACTCCCATCACCAAGCCGCGCTTACCAGAGAGAATCCCGGCCTGCCCGCTCATATGACGTCCTATGTTCCGTAGTCAAAAACGTGTTAGATTTCGCCTACTTGCGCAGGTTTAGGGCATCCTACACCACTGACCACCAAGGGCAAGAGACTGACGCTATGAGGGAGGCTCGTATTTCTGCTGATCCAAGCCAGATTCCTGAACATCTTCTTAATGCTGCTCGTCGGGTGGTACGTTTCACACGTTTCGTTGTTGGGCGCATGAAAGAGGATCAGGTCAATCGCGTTGCAGCGTCACTCAGCTATACGTCTACTTTGGCTCTGGTGCCGGCTCTCTCTTTGGCTCTGGCGATTTTAGCGGCCTTTCCGGCTTTTGAAGGCTTGCGAGACTCAGTCCTTGATTTGGTGTTGCGCAACTTCATTCCGGACACCGGCATGCGGATGAACGAGGCTTTAGAAACGTTTATCTCTGCTGCCGCAGAGCTAACAACCATTGGTATTGTAGGGCTGATTGTCACGTCTGTGCTCCTCCTCCTGACAATTGAAAGTGCTTTTAACCGTATCTTTCGGGTGATACGGCCAAGGCCATTTATGGCCCGGATTATTGTATTTTGGACGCTCATCACGATTAGCCCGTTGCTCGTCGGCCTCAGTTTTTCCTTGTCCGGTTATTTCTTAACCTTACGCACGATGTTTGGAGGGGAAGAACCGGGCGCTGTATCCGTCCTTCTTGGAGCAGCGATGCCGACGGTGTTGTCTGCGGTTGCATTTACCCTGATTTATACCATGGTGCCCAACCGTCGGGTTCGTTTGGCCGATGCTGTCATTGGCGGTGTTATGGCCGCTTTGCTATTTGCGCTTTTGCGGTATGGTTTTTCATCGTTTGTCGCAGGTATGCCAACTTACCAGGCCATCTATGGCGCTGTCGCTGCCGTGCCGGTTTTTCTGATTTGGTTGTTCCTGTCCTGGAACGTCATTCTCGCTGGAGCCGTTATATCTGCCGCTTTGCCTGATTGGCGCCGCGCCGAACACGCGCGCGCGACCGGTCCTGGCGGTCGTTTGGCCTTGGCTGTTGATGTGCTGTCCGCGTTGTATGATATCGCCGGGTCAGGAACGGGTGTTGTTCAAAGTGCGCTGCGAGGCGATGTGGAAGTCAAAGAAGCAGCGTTAATACCGGTCTTAGAAGAATTGCGCGCAGGCGGCTTCATTGTGTTCGGGGATGATAGTGTTTGGCGTCTTGGCCGCGATCTCAACCGCACAGCAGTTTCCGATCTGGTGCATCTGCTTGGTTATGGGGTGCCTGTGACACCAAAGCTTATCGGTAAGTCTGCGGCTGTATCACGTTTGAGCACTTTAATGGCTGAAGCGCAAAAGACGGAAAACGATATTCTCAGTCAATCCATCGCCTCTTTGTTTGAGGAGCCAGCCGCATCTGAGTCTAATGACTCAGCTGCGCCGGAAACCTAAAACGTCGACCCAGTTATGTCGCCGTTGTGAATAGTAAACTTATCGAGCTTGGTTATTGGCTGACGATTTGCCAACTGCCATCTTCTTGACGACAAGCTGTGCCGTAACCTTTTTGCTGTTCGCCGTCGACAGTCACTTCAGTTTGGAATTCCCGGCAATACCGGCCTGAGTCGGTGTACCCATCCCGGACAGGTGTCACATTGCCATAATTGCCACTGTCCACATTGTTCCATACGATGGTTTCTCCAATCGGGGCGCTATAAGCATTCCGTTGCGCATCGGCGGCCTTTATGCGGTCAAGCTCATCCATGCTCCGCCCAACCTTGTTGCCAACCGCTGCACCAAGCATGGTGCCAGCCGCTGTTGCAATGATTTGCCCATCACCGGATCCAATGGATGATCCAGCCCAGGCCCCCGCAGCTGCGCCAAGCAGAGTGCCTAAGGTTTCGTTTTGATTGCTCCCATCTGCCGCGCAACCGGTCACGGCAAGTGAAGCGGCGATGATGGCTGCTGATATGTAGGTTTTAGGAGTGGCTCTGGTCATGGCGATATCCTGTTAATTTCTATAAGTTCCAATTGAGTGCAATAATTGGCTCACATTCTATAAACGCATTTCAATGAGAAAAGGTGGCAAAATAAGGGCATTCACGTTGGTTGGAGTTGACATCTCCGTGATCACAGACCACACCAGATTTCCCATATTTGGCTCAAATAATAGGTTGGAAAAGATGCCAAACGCAGCGCTTATCCCGAAGGTTGATAACCCCATAGCCTTGTTTGAGGCATGGTTTAAGGAGGCTCAAGGCACTGAATTGAATGACGCAGATGCAATGGCTTTGGCAACGGCGTCCCCGGATGGAGTGCCATCCCTGCGCATGGTTCTTTTGAAGGGGTTGGAGCCTGAGGGGTTTTCTTTTTATACCAATAAGGAAAGCCGTAAGGGGCAGCAAATCGCGGTGAACGCCAACGCGGCGCTTTGCTTCCACTGGAAGTCGCTGCGCCGTCAGGTTAGGGTTGAAGGCATGCTCACCGAAGTCAGTGCCGGGAAAGCAGATGCCTATTTTGCCAGTCGCTCCCGTGAAAGCCAGATTGGGGCTTGGGCGTCTGATCAGTCTCGCCCCTTAGAAGACCGCGAGACGTTTATGGATCGAGTTGAGAGTGAGTCTCAACGTTTTAATAATATAGACGTTCCGAGGCCACCTCATTGGTCGGGATTTCAGCTCAGTCCTGTTATGATCGAATTCTGGCTCGATCAGCCACATCGCATGCATGACCGACTTGTTTATTTCAAAGAAGGACAAGGGTGGAGAACGGAACGCCAATACCCGTAAAGCTCTGCTCACAACAGCTATGCCACACGACTCTCTGACTGCTGCAGCCCTCATAACGCCGCCCTCCAGGCTGATGCGTTTCGCGACCTATGCGGCTGTTGCTACGGCGCTCATGCTCATAGTCGTGAAAACGGCGGCTTTCTTACTGACCAATTCCGTCGCACTGCTGTCGAGTCTGATGGACTCTCTGCTTGATCTCATCGCGTCTTTGGTCAATTTATGGGCCGTTGGACATGCGCTGACTCCGGCTGATAAAGAGCACCGATTCGGACACGGTAAAGCCGAGCCGCTTTCTGGTTTGGCGCAATCTGCTTTTGTCGCGGGCTCTGCCGTTTTACTATTGGTCGAAGCGGCCTCCCGCATCAACAAAGACAATCAGGTTGTCGCGGGAGAAATAGGGATAGGCGTGATGGTCTTTACCATCATCGTCACGCTGGTTTTAGTCATGTTTCAAAAGTATGTTGTTAAGCGTACAGGCTCGGTCGCAATTTCAGCGGACTCTATGCACTATACGGGTGATCTTCTCTTGAACCTGAGTGTCATCATCGCATTGGTGCTAACGACGTACGGCGATATGACTTGGGCTGACCCCGTGTTCGCTATTGGCATTGCGATGTTCCTGCTTTGGAATTCGTCGAAGATTGCGCGCCGTTCCATTGCTGTTCTGATGGATCACGAGCTGCCAGAAGAGAAACGCCAAGCCATTAAAGCCATCGCGCTTAAGCATCCCAAAGTGCGCGATGTCCATGAATTGCGAACGCGCTCCTCGGGTTTGCAAACCTTTATCCAGATGCATATGGTTTTAGATCCAAAACTGTCATTGCTGGAAGCGCATCGTATTGCCGACGAAGTTGAAATGGCATTGATGGCGGATTACCCGGGCGCCGATATCATTATTCACCAAGATCCTGAGGGGGTTGAGGAGTACCATCCTCCCGTTGGCTCTACGCTGGTTTGATCACTTTAAACACCAATCACGCCTGTAGCCTGATAGCGTGCCTACTGCTAACCTCTCGCATCTGAATTGAGTCCGATAAGGGGATTAGGTCTCATGTCTGCTGTCAAAAGTATTCTTGCTGCCATTGCTGACCCAGACTCTGGGCGTGCATGTTTGCATACAGCTTTGCGTCTCGGGCAACAACTCAACTGCCATGTTGATGCTTTGCACGTGCTGGCTGATCCAACAACCGCTCTTCCCCTCGTTGGTGAAGCTATGTCCGGTGCCATGGTGGATGAAATGATGGGCGTTGCAGAGCGTGAAGCTGGCCACCGTGCCAAACAAACCCGCGCGATGTTTGATGACATGACTCAAGGCATGCCGGTGACCGATACAATTGGTCCAATCGACCGCTTTGGCGTCAGTTGGATGCAAGAGGCGGGTGTCGAAGAGCAAGTTGTCGCTTTGCGTGGATGCCGGGCTGACCTGATTGTTGTGGACCGGCCAAAAGTAGATAATGAAACCTCCGCCTTGATGACCTTGAATGCGGCATTGATGCAGAGCGGGCGAGCCGTGGTTGCAGCTCCACCGCTGCCGGACGAGGGGGCGCCTCCGTCTGGCCCGATCGAGCGCATTGCTGTGTTCTGGAATGGCAGCACCGAAGCCACGCGCGCGGTGCAAGCGGCTGTACCGCTTCTCGCTTCAGCCAAAGAAGTGACGGTATTGCGGGTCGAAGAAGAAGAGTGGTACGCGGGCACCGAAGACTTAGACGTCCATCTCACCCGTCATGGCGTTAAAACCGTAATCTCTAAGGTGTTGCCGCGGGAAGTCAGAACAGGCCGGTCTCTGTTGTTTGCGGCCAAAGACTGTGGGGCCGACATGATGGTGATGGGCGCGTATACCCGGTCGAAATTGCGACAACTGATGCTCGGCAGTGTGACCGGCTACGTGATGGAAGAAGCCATCTTGCCCGTTCTTATGAGTCACTAATCAAAAAGGCTGTGTTGCGCGGGTGGTTGAGGCTGTTGTTCAGAAATTTTAAATGGGCCTTTATAGGGCTTAAGCAAAGCTGCTAGTTGTCGAAAATCAAGGTCAGGGTTTAGCCATTCTTCCTCGCTGTCCGGGTTCAAAATGACGGGCATACGATTGTGAATATGCGCGACCGCAGTGTCTGGCGCGCAGGTCAAAATGACAAACCGGTCTTCTGACTGAAGCCCCGCCATCGCAAACAGCGGCTGATCTGCAAACCCAATATGTGTTTTTATCTTTGCAAGATCTGTTTTGCGCCACTCGTAGTAGCCGCTGGCCGGAACAAGTACCCGGCGATTTAATAAGGGCGCGAAGGTTGGCTTGTTGGGCGCTGTCTCAGATCGGGCATTGATCACCGGAGCAGGTTGCCAAGACACCTTCAACCCCCAGGGCAGGATCGCGGGCGTGTTGTCTTGAGCGACAGTCAACGCGAGGTCGGTCGGTCGAATATCGTTGGCGGCGATACGGGTCAGGACTTCATGCGCGGTGAGGCTTAAACCAAAGCGCGCGAGAATGTCCTCCGGAGGAGCGAGTAATCTATAGCGGGAACACACGTGCTAACAGTCCAATCAGACTCTGATGGAACTGGTATTAGCTTTGACGCTCAACTGTGCCTTCGGCCCCAATACGTTCCGCCGCCTTTTTGCGTGCACTCAAGGTTAAGCTGATGTTTGTGATGAGCACGTCATCGCCCGGGCTAAAGGTTAGGGCTTTATAGTAATCAGATAACGCCCGGTCGTATTGCTCGCGATAGAAATGAATGTTGGCGCGATTGTTATAAAAGCTCCATTCCCGTGGTCGTTTGCTGATGGCTTTGTCACAGGTCTCCATCGCTTCGTCGTAGTTGCCTTGTCCTGTCAGGCCAATGCACAAGTTATTAAGGGCTGCTGGCACATTGTTCGGTGTGAGTTCCCCAGATCTGAGAGCTTCCCGGGCCAGGCTGACTCCTTTGTCCCACTTGCTCCGGTCTAAGGCATAGGCGGAATCGTTCACCAGGCCGTTGCCACGGCTGAACATTTGAGCATCAGATGCGGGCACCAAAAACGCAACGCTTAAGCCAAAGGCCACCGCACCGGTTATAAAAAAGCGCATCATCAGTCTCCCTA
Proteins encoded in this region:
- a CDS encoding SOS response-associated peptidase gives rise to the protein MCSRYRLLAPPEDILARFGLSLTAHEVLTRIAANDIRPTDLALTVAQDNTPAILPWGLKVSWQPAPVINARSETAPNKPTFAPLLNRRVLVPASGYYEWRKTDLAKIKTHIGFADQPLFAMAGLQSEDRFVILTCAPDTAVAHIHNRMPVILNPDSEEEWLNPDLDFRQLAALLKPYKGPFKISEQQPQPPAQHSLFD
- a CDS encoding universal stress protein — protein: MSAVKSILAAIADPDSGRACLHTALRLGQQLNCHVDALHVLADPTTALPLVGEAMSGAMVDEMMGVAEREAGHRAKQTRAMFDDMTQGMPVTDTIGPIDRFGVSWMQEAGVEEQVVALRGCRADLIVVDRPKVDNETSALMTLNAALMQSGRAVVAAPPLPDEGAPPSGPIERIAVFWNGSTEATRAVQAAVPLLASAKEVTVLRVEEEEWYAGTEDLDVHLTRHGVKTVISKVLPREVRTGRSLLFAAKDCGADMMVMGAYTRSKLRQLMLGSVTGYVMEEAILPVLMSH
- a CDS encoding tetratricopeptide repeat protein, whose amino-acid sequence is MMRFFITGAVAFGLSVAFLVPASDAQMFSRGNGLVNDSAYALDRSKWDKGVSLAREALRSGELTPNNVPAALNNLCIGLTGQGNYDEAMETCDKAISKRPREWSFYNNRANIHFYREQYDRALSDYYKALTFSPGDDVLITNISLTLSARKKAAERIGAEGTVERQS